The proteins below come from a single Fusarium verticillioides 7600 chromosome 3, whole genome shotgun sequence genomic window:
- a CDS encoding elongation factor 1-gamma: MSFFNSEILPSLIAWFGPLKGDAPYNKKNVDDASKASLKAFSVVEEHLIRNTFLVGERITLADLFAAGIAVRGFQYFFDKQWREENPAVTRWFETVRAQPIFAEVAEKVELLETPALTNTPPKKPEQPKKEAKKEAAPAAEAAPAAEEAPAAPKAKHPLEALGRPSFPLDEWKRQYSNIKDHNEAMKYFWENLNFEEYSIWKVDYKYNEELTLTFMSNNLIGGFNNRLEGSRKYIFGCAAVYGENNDSVIQGAFVIRGQEHVPAFDVAPDWESYNFEKLDPSNPEHRQFVSDAWGWEKPITVNGKEYKLADGKVFK, encoded by the coding sequence atgtccttcttcaactccgAGATCCTTCCCAGCCTCATCGCTTGGTTCGGTCCCCTCAAGGGCGACGCTCCCtacaacaagaagaacgtcGATGATGCCTCCAAGGCTTCCCTGAAGGCTTTCTCCGTTGTCGAGGAGCACCTCATCCGCAACACCTTCCTTGTTGGCGAGCGCATCACCCTTGCCGACCTCTTCGCTGCTGGCATCGCCGTCCGTGGCTTCCAGTACTTCTTCGACAAGCAGTGGCGTGAGGAGAACCCTGCCGTCACTCGATGGTTCGAGACTGTCCGCGCTCAGCCCATCTTCGCcgaggttgctgagaaggttgagctcctcgagaCTCCCGCTCTTACCAACACTCCccccaagaagcctgagcAGCCCAAGAaagaggccaagaaggaggccgcCCCCGCCGCTGAGGCTGCTCccgctgctgaggaggctcCTGCTGCccccaaggccaagcacCCTCTCGAGGCTCTCGGTCGCCCCTCTTTCCCTCTCGATGAGTGGAAGCGCCAGtactccaacatcaaggacCACAACGAGGCCATGAAGTACTTCTGGGAGAACCTGAACTTCGAGGAGTACTCCATCTGGAAGGTTGACTACAAGTACAACGAGGAGCTTACCCTCACCTTCATGTCAAACAACCTGAttggtggcttcaacaaCCGTCTTGAGGGTTCCCGCAAGTACATCTTCGGATGTGCTGCCGTCTACGGCGAGAACAACGACTCCGTCATCCAGGGTGCTTTCGTCATCCGAGGCCAGGAGCACGTTCCCGCCTTCGATGTCGCCCCCGATTGGGAGAGCTACAActtcgagaagctcgacCCCTCCAACCCCGAGCACCGGCAGTTCGTCTCGGATGCCTGGGGCTGGGAGAAGCCCATCACCGTGAACGGCAAGGAGTACAAGCTTGCTGACGGCAAGGTCTTCAAATAA
- a CDS encoding elongation factor 1-gamma has product MAFGTLFTRENNCRSTAIRAVAKANDIELNIVEAEKGNATVEHLKANGLGKIPAFIGEDGFALSECIAIAIYITSQNEKTTLLGKTKQDYASILKWMSFFNSEILPSLIAWFGPLKGDAPYNKKNVDDASKASLKAFSVVEEHLIRNTFLVGERITLADLFAAGIAVRGFQYFFDKQWREENPAVTRWFETVRAQPIFAEVAEKVELLETPALTNTPPKKPEQPKKEAKKEAAPAAEAAPAAEEAPAAPKAKHPLEALGRPSFPLDEWKRQYSNIKDHNEAMKYFWENLNFEEYSIWKVDYKYNEELTLTFMSNNLIGGFNNRLEGSRKYIFGCAAVYGENNDSVIQGAFVIRGQEHVPAFDVAPDWESYNFEKLDPSNPEHRQFVSDAWGWEKPITVNGKEYKLADGKVFK; this is encoded by the exons ATGGCTTTCGGAACTCTCTTCACCCGCGAG AACAACTGCCGTTCTACCGCCATCCGCGCGGTCGCTAAGGCCAACGACATCGAGCTCAACATCgttgaggccgagaagggCAACGCTACCGTTGAGCacctcaaggccaacggtCTCGGCAAGATCCCTGCCTTCATTGGCGAGGATGGTTTCGCTCTCTCTGAGtgcattgccattgccatctaCA TCACCTCCCAGAACGAGAAGACCACTCTTCTCGGCAAGACCAAGCAGGA CTATGCTTCTATCCTGAAGTGgatgtccttcttcaactccgAGATCCTTCCCAGCCTCATCGCTTGGTTCGGTCCCCTCAAGGGCGACGCTCCCtacaacaagaagaacgtcGATGATGCCTCCAAGGCTTCCCTGAAGGCTTTCTCCGTTGTCGAGGAGCACCTCATCCGCAACACCTTCCTTGTTGGCGAGCGCATCACCCTTGCCGACCTCTTCGCTGCTGGCATCGCCGTCCGTGGCTTCCAGTACTTCTTCGACAAGCAGTGGCGTGAGGAGAACCCTGCCGTCACTCGATGGTTCGAGACTGTCCGCGCTCAGCCCATCTTCGCcgaggttgctgagaaggttgagctcctcgagaCTCCCGCTCTTACCAACACTCCccccaagaagcctgagcAGCCCAAGAaagaggccaagaaggaggccgcCCCCGCCGCTGAGGCTGCTCccgctgctgaggaggctcCTGCTGCccccaaggccaagcacCCTCTCGAGGCTCTCGGTCGCCCCTCTTTCCCTCTCGATGAGTGGAAGCGCCAGtactccaacatcaaggacCACAACGAGGCCATGAAGTACTTCTGGGAGAACCTGAACTTCGAGGAGTACTCCATCTGGAAGGTTGACTACAAGTACAACGAGGAGCTTACCCTCACCTTCATGTCAAACAACCTGAttggtggcttcaacaaCCGTCTTGAGGGTTCCCGCAAGTACATCTTCGGATGTGCTGCCGTCTACGGCGAGAACAACGACTCCGTCATCCAGGGTGCTTTCGTCATCCGAGGCCAGGAGCACGTTCCCGCCTTCGATGTCGCCCCCGATTGGGAGAGCTACAActtcgagaagctcgacCCCTCCAACCCCGAGCACCGGCAGTTCGTCTCGGATGCCTGGGGCTGGGAGAAGCCCATCACCGTGAACGGCAAGGAGTACAAGCTTGCTGACGGCAAGGTCTTCAAATAA